In a genomic window of Sphingomonas lutea:
- a CDS encoding L,D-transpeptidase family protein, protein MRVPIITAVLLAGIAAPSVIAQQSQSTNSPSKTWVAPGTPGSPIDGTLFHAQVLMSAHGFSPGVIDGKAGESFKLALESFQESRGLDRTGELDDETRAALLQANRPSTVMVKLGPDDVRSNYVYPFPSDPEKQAELKFLGYRNMLEKVAERYHTTPATIVALNGPDKLIGLGQTLRLPNVVPQSRDYGGTPGNGGGAMGALNVNGEQPQGDYVVVDKSEGVLKVYSGDVPGEGEDESDGNRLVAAFPVTMGSKEYPLPIGRWKATTYAFLPPFNYNPAILNNPKTDKELRLPPGPNGPVGVAWLDLTKEHYGIHGTNEPQTIGRAESSGCIRMTNWDVLRLARMMKPGFTAIFQA, encoded by the coding sequence TTGCGCGTCCCGATCATTACCGCCGTCTTGCTGGCCGGCATTGCCGCCCCGTCCGTTATTGCCCAGCAATCGCAGTCCACCAACTCACCCAGCAAGACCTGGGTTGCCCCCGGCACGCCGGGGTCACCGATCGACGGCACGCTGTTTCACGCCCAGGTGCTGATGTCCGCGCATGGCTTTTCGCCCGGCGTGATCGACGGCAAGGCGGGCGAATCCTTCAAGCTGGCACTCGAAAGCTTCCAGGAATCGCGCGGGCTCGACCGTACGGGCGAACTGGACGACGAGACTCGCGCCGCGCTTCTCCAGGCCAACCGGCCGTCGACGGTGATGGTCAAGCTGGGGCCGGACGATGTCCGCAGCAATTACGTCTATCCCTTCCCGTCGGACCCGGAAAAGCAGGCCGAGCTCAAGTTCCTCGGCTATCGCAACATGCTGGAGAAGGTGGCCGAACGCTACCATACCACCCCGGCGACGATCGTCGCACTGAATGGTCCGGATAAGTTGATCGGGCTTGGACAGACGCTTCGGCTGCCCAACGTCGTTCCCCAGTCGCGCGACTATGGCGGCACACCGGGCAACGGGGGCGGCGCGATGGGCGCGCTCAACGTCAACGGCGAACAGCCGCAGGGCGATTATGTCGTGGTCGACAAGAGCGAAGGCGTGCTCAAGGTCTATTCGGGCGACGTGCCCGGCGAGGGCGAGGATGAGTCCGACGGCAACCGGCTCGTCGCGGCCTTCCCGGTGACCATGGGGTCGAAGGAATATCCGCTGCCGATCGGCCGCTGGAAGGCGACGACCTATGCGTTCCTGCCGCCGTTCAACTACAACCCCGCGATCCTCAACAATCCCAAGACGGACAAGGAATTGCGCTTGCCGCCGGGGCCGAACGGGCCCGTGGGGGTCGCCTGGCTGGACCTCACCAAGGAGCATTACGGGATTCACGGAACCAATGAGCCGCAGACGATCGGCCGCGCCGAATCGAGCGGATGCATCCGGATGACCAACTGGGACGTGTTAAGGCTTGCGCGGATGATGAAGCCGGGCTTCACTGCCATTTTCCAGGCGTAA
- the nuoF gene encoding NADH-quinone oxidoreductase subunit NuoF: MGYTGPLADKDRIFTNVYGFQEPWLKAAQARGDWDDTKTLMAIGQDGIIDKVKASGLRGRGGAGFPTGMKWGFMPKEPKPGKPNFLVINADESEPGSCKDREIIRHDPHKLIEGALIAGFAMRARAGYIYIRGEFIQETRVLERAVAEAYEAGLLGKNAAGSGYDFDLFVHRGAGAYICGEETAMLESLEGKQGKPRLKPPFPAGAGLYGCPTTVNNVESIAVVPTILRRTPEWFAGIGREKNEGTKLFQLSGHINTPCVVEESMSISFRELIDRHGGGIRGGWDNLLAVIPGGSSVPLVPAHEIIDAPMDFDGLKALGSGLGTAAVIVMDKSTDIVRAISRISYFYKHESCGQCTPCREGTGWMWRMMEKLREGDASVGDIDKLLDVTKQVEGHTICALGDAAAWPIQGLVKHFRPELERRIAERAGRTMLEAAE, encoded by the coding sequence ATGGGCTATACCGGGCCTCTCGCGGACAAGGACCGCATCTTCACCAACGTCTATGGCTTCCAAGAGCCGTGGCTGAAGGCGGCCCAAGCGCGCGGCGATTGGGACGACACCAAGACGCTGATGGCGATCGGCCAGGACGGCATCATCGACAAGGTCAAGGCGTCTGGCCTGCGCGGGCGCGGCGGCGCGGGCTTCCCGACCGGCATGAAGTGGGGCTTCATGCCCAAGGAGCCCAAGCCTGGCAAACCCAATTTCCTGGTGATCAACGCCGACGAATCCGAGCCGGGATCGTGCAAGGACCGGGAGATCATCCGCCACGATCCGCACAAGCTGATCGAAGGCGCGCTGATCGCCGGTTTCGCGATGCGCGCACGTGCCGGCTACATCTACATCCGCGGCGAATTCATCCAGGAAACGCGCGTGCTCGAACGCGCCGTGGCCGAAGCCTATGAGGCCGGGCTGCTCGGCAAGAACGCGGCGGGCTCAGGCTACGATTTCGACCTGTTCGTCCACCGCGGCGCGGGCGCCTACATCTGCGGCGAAGAAACCGCGATGCTCGAAAGCCTCGAAGGCAAGCAGGGCAAGCCGCGCCTGAAGCCGCCATTTCCCGCGGGCGCGGGCCTCTACGGCTGTCCGACCACGGTCAACAATGTCGAAAGCATCGCGGTCGTCCCGACGATCCTGCGGCGCACGCCCGAATGGTTCGCCGGCATCGGCCGCGAGAAGAACGAAGGCACCAAGCTGTTCCAGCTGTCGGGCCACATCAACACGCCCTGCGTCGTCGAGGAATCGATGAGCATCAGCTTCCGCGAGCTGATCGACCGCCACGGCGGCGGCATCCGCGGTGGCTGGGACAATCTGCTCGCGGTGATCCCCGGCGGGTCGTCGGTTCCCTTGGTCCCGGCGCATGAGATCATCGACGCGCCGATGGATTTCGACGGGCTTAAGGCGCTCGGCAGTGGCCTTGGCACCGCGGCCGTGATCGTCATGGACAAATCGACCGACATCGTCCGCGCGATCAGCCGCATCAGCTATTTCTACAAGCATGAAAGCTGCGGCCAGTGCACGCCGTGCCGCGAGGGCACCGGCTGGATGTGGCGGATGATGGAAAAGCTGCGCGAAGGCGACGCGTCGGTTGGCGACATCGACAAGTTGCTCGACGTTACCAAGCAGGTCGAAGGCCACACCATCTGCGCGCTCGGCGACGCCGCGGCGTGGCCGATCCAGGGCCTGGTCAAGCATTTCCGGCCGGAGCTCGAGCGGCGGATTGCCGAACGGGCAGGGCGGACCATGCTGGAGGCGGCGGAATGA
- the efp gene encoding elongation factor P: MKISGVDIRPGNIIEYEGGIWRAVKIQHTQPGKGGAYMQVELKNLIDGRKNNVRFRSAETVERVRLDTKDFQFLFADGDMLTFMDKENYEQISLPRDLLGDAAAFLQDGMDVIMELYDEKPISVQLPDTIEAMIVEADAVVKGQTASSSYKPAMLDNGVRVMVPPHIGAGTKIVVDVYEQTYVRRAD; the protein is encoded by the coding sequence ATGAAGATCAGCGGCGTGGACATCCGTCCCGGCAACATCATCGAATATGAAGGCGGCATCTGGCGCGCGGTGAAGATCCAGCATACGCAGCCGGGCAAGGGCGGCGCCTACATGCAGGTCGAGCTCAAGAACCTGATCGACGGGCGCAAGAACAACGTCCGCTTTCGCTCCGCCGAGACGGTCGAGCGAGTCCGCCTCGACACCAAGGATTTCCAGTTCCTGTTCGCCGACGGCGACATGCTGACCTTCATGGACAAGGAAAATTACGAGCAGATCAGCCTTCCGCGCGACCTGCTCGGAGATGCCGCCGCCTTCCTCCAGGACGGCATGGACGTGATCATGGAGCTGTACGACGAAAAGCCTATTAGCGTGCAGCTGCCTGACACGATCGAAGCGATGATCGTCGAGGCCGACGCGGTGGTGAAGGGCCAGACGGCCAGCTCCTCCTACAAGCCCGCAATGCTCGACAATGGCGTCCGCGTGATGGTTCCGCCGCATATCGGCGCGGGGACGAAGATCGTCGTTGACGTGTATGAGCAGACTTACGTCCGGCGCGCCGACTAA
- the thiE gene encoding thiamine phosphate synthase, protein MNEDEADLTIFPPPSRTAPAELYLISPQEVGGSFADRLRAALEPGLATAFQLRVKDVGEHDLARLAEPLQRICADAEVAFIVNDSIALAKQLGADGVHLGQQDGDIREARNALGPTAQIGKTCHDSRHLAMDAGEAGADYVAFGAFYPTTTKPSDYRPDPAILSWWATLFEIPCVAIGGITPANAKPLVEAGADFLAVCQAVWGKDDPKAAVAAFAEILKG, encoded by the coding sequence ATGAACGAAGACGAAGCCGACCTGACGATTTTTCCCCCGCCGTCGCGGACGGCGCCGGCGGAGCTTTATCTGATCAGCCCGCAGGAGGTCGGTGGGAGCTTCGCCGATCGGCTCAGGGCCGCGCTCGAGCCCGGCCTCGCAACCGCCTTCCAGCTGCGCGTCAAGGACGTCGGCGAGCATGATCTCGCCCGCCTTGCCGAGCCGCTGCAACGCATCTGCGCCGACGCCGAGGTCGCGTTCATCGTCAACGACAGCATCGCGCTCGCCAAGCAGCTCGGCGCCGACGGCGTCCACCTCGGCCAGCAGGACGGCGACATTCGCGAGGCACGCAATGCGCTCGGCCCCACCGCGCAGATCGGCAAGACGTGCCACGACAGCCGCCATCTGGCGATGGACGCAGGCGAGGCGGGAGCCGATTATGTCGCGTTCGGCGCCTTCTACCCGACCACGACCAAGCCGAGCGACTATCGCCCCGATCCCGCGATCCTCAGCTGGTGGGCGACCTTGTTCGAAATCCCCTGCGTGGCAATCGGCGGGATCACCCCCGCCAACGCAAAGCCGCTGGTCGAAGCCGGCGCCGATTTCCTGGCGGTGTGCCAAGCGGTGTGGGGCAAGGACGATCCGAAAGCGGCGGTCGCGGCCTTCGCGGAGATCTTGAAAGGATAA
- a CDS encoding inositol monophosphatase family protein produces the protein MVSHSGLITVMTRAARKAAPRLRRDFGEVEHLQVSRKGPADFVSMADKRAEATIVDELRYARPDWGLLVEEAGEIAGDPAKPRWIVDPLDGTSNFLHGIPHFAISIAVEERKPGGGSEITQGLVYQPLTDESFWAEKGRGAWLQDARLRVSARRDLSDSLIGTGIPHCGRGDAARWASIYSAIGPEVSGVRRFGAASLDLAWVAAGRMDGFWEDDLDPWDTAAGMLLIKEAGGFVSDYRGSDRMFERREYVAGSAAIHSKLQKLIAGALR, from the coding sequence ATGGTTTCGCATTCCGGCCTGATCACCGTCATGACCCGCGCCGCGCGCAAGGCGGCGCCGCGGCTGCGGCGGGACTTCGGCGAGGTCGAGCACCTGCAGGTGAGCCGTAAGGGGCCGGCCGACTTCGTCTCGATGGCCGACAAGCGCGCCGAAGCGACGATCGTCGACGAACTGCGCTACGCCCGGCCCGACTGGGGCCTGCTGGTCGAGGAAGCGGGCGAAATCGCGGGCGACCCGGCCAAGCCGCGGTGGATCGTCGATCCACTCGACGGCACCAGCAACTTCCTTCACGGCATTCCGCATTTCGCGATCTCGATCGCGGTGGAGGAGCGTAAGCCCGGCGGCGGCTCCGAAATCACGCAAGGCCTCGTCTATCAGCCGCTGACCGACGAAAGCTTTTGGGCGGAAAAGGGCCGCGGCGCGTGGCTCCAGGACGCCCGCCTCCGCGTGTCCGCGCGGCGCGACCTGTCGGACAGCCTGATCGGCACGGGCATTCCGCATTGCGGCCGCGGCGATGCGGCCCGTTGGGCAAGCATCTATTCGGCGATCGGGCCGGAAGTGTCGGGCGTCCGCCGCTTCGGCGCCGCCTCGCTCGACCTCGCCTGGGTCGCGGCGGGGCGGATGGACGGTTTCTGGGAAGACGATCTCGACCCCTGGGACACCGCCGCGGGCATGCTTTTGATCAAGGAAGCGGGCGGGTTCGTCAGCGACTATCGCGGCTCCGACCGGATGTTCGAGCGGCGCGAATATGTCGCCGGATCGGCGGCCATCCACAGCAAGCTGCAAAAGCTCATCGCCGGAGCGCTCAGATAG
- the ndhC gene encoding NADH-quinone oxidoreductase subunit A: MASVAAGYLPILLFLGVALGLSAAFVVLPMIVSRLTGAHQPHPAKLSEYECGFPAFEDARAEFDVRFYLVAILFIVFDLEAAFLFPWAVSLDFTQWSGWTAMMIFLAELGLGLAYAWKKGALEWE; the protein is encoded by the coding sequence TTGGCAAGCGTTGCCGCCGGCTACCTGCCGATCCTGCTGTTCTTGGGCGTCGCGCTGGGTCTCTCGGCGGCCTTCGTCGTGCTGCCGATGATCGTGTCGCGCCTGACCGGCGCGCACCAGCCCCATCCGGCCAAGCTCAGCGAATATGAATGCGGCTTTCCCGCGTTCGAGGATGCGCGCGCCGAGTTCGACGTCCGTTTCTACCTGGTCGCGATCCTGTTCATCGTCTTCGACCTCGAAGCGGCCTTCCTGTTCCCATGGGCGGTCAGCCTCGACTTCACGCAGTGGAGCGGCTGGACGGCGATGATGATCTTCCTTGCCGAACTCGGTCTTGGCCTGGCCTATGCCTGGAAGAAGGGTGCGCTCGAATGGGAGTGA
- a CDS encoding M23 family metallopeptidase, which yields MLKVIGTALLTAFVTSMFWIWFYNFVPSSAGREPNGRVTASGDKMVVNPAGGPAVAIAEGVEVGPAGLAIPVAGIRAAQLTDTFTQARAGGARRHDAIDIMAPEGTPVVSASDGTVEKIFNSAQGGLTLYVRSPDRRWSYYYAHLQSYAPGLREGQHLRRGQLVGRVGHTGNANPAGPHLHFAINQMQPNEKWWHGVPINPYPLLAGRRAGG from the coding sequence ATGCTCAAGGTCATCGGCACCGCGCTCCTCACGGCGTTCGTGACGAGCATGTTCTGGATCTGGTTCTACAATTTCGTACCGTCATCGGCGGGCCGCGAGCCGAACGGGCGCGTGACGGCCTCGGGCGACAAGATGGTCGTGAATCCGGCCGGCGGTCCGGCGGTGGCGATCGCGGAAGGCGTCGAGGTCGGCCCCGCGGGTCTTGCCATCCCGGTCGCCGGGATTCGCGCGGCGCAACTGACGGACACCTTCACGCAAGCGCGCGCGGGCGGCGCGCGGCGCCACGATGCGATCGATATCATGGCGCCCGAAGGAACGCCCGTTGTGTCGGCAAGCGACGGCACGGTCGAGAAGATCTTCAACAGCGCCCAGGGTGGGCTTACGCTCTATGTCCGCTCCCCCGACCGCCGCTGGAGCTATTATTATGCGCACCTGCAAAGCTACGCGCCGGGCCTGCGCGAAGGGCAGCACTTGCGCCGCGGACAGCTGGTCGGCCGCGTCGGCCACACCGGCAACGCCAACCCGGCCGGGCCGCATCTCCATTTCGCGATCAACCAGATGCAGCCGAACGAGAAATGGTGGCACGGCGTACCGATCAATCCCTACCCGCTGCTTGCCGGACGAAGGGCCGGCGGCTAA
- a CDS encoding NADH-quinone oxidoreductase subunit C yields MASSAPRYAEAPAALGKLANATARAGIETAFDVARDNLVEVLRTLRDEHEYQQLMEIAGVDYPDRPERFEVVYCLLSLTKNHRVRVHVATDENTPVPSVTGLWPVAGWLEREVFDMYGVGFSGNPDLRRILTDYGFEGYPQRKDFPLTGHVELRYSEAEKRVVYEPVSLPQDFRNFDFLMPWEGPEYHLPGDEKAAPQQPGAPTPAPAPTGTAPVNPATPAKTPKVTESSAQTGAGEPTNAEGNRQARKSSKAKAESEVSKPAARKPAAKRKPKA; encoded by the coding sequence ATGGCTTCGTCCGCGCCCCGATATGCCGAGGCTCCGGCCGCGCTTGGCAAGCTCGCCAACGCGACCGCTCGCGCCGGCATCGAGACCGCGTTCGATGTCGCGCGCGATAACCTCGTCGAGGTTCTGCGCACCCTGCGCGACGAGCACGAATATCAGCAGCTGATGGAGATCGCCGGGGTCGACTATCCCGACCGGCCCGAGCGGTTCGAAGTCGTCTATTGCCTGCTGTCGTTGACCAAAAACCACCGCGTCCGCGTGCATGTCGCAACCGACGAGAATACGCCGGTGCCCAGCGTCACCGGCCTGTGGCCGGTTGCGGGCTGGCTCGAGCGCGAAGTGTTCGACATGTATGGCGTCGGCTTCAGCGGCAATCCCGACCTCCGCCGGATCCTCACCGATTATGGGTTCGAAGGCTATCCGCAGCGCAAGGACTTCCCGCTGACCGGCCATGTCGAGCTGCGCTATTCGGAGGCCGAAAAGCGTGTGGTGTATGAGCCCGTGTCGCTGCCCCAGGATTTCCGCAACTTCGACTTCCTGATGCCGTGGGAAGGCCCCGAATATCATCTGCCCGGGGACGAGAAGGCGGCGCCGCAGCAGCCGGGTGCGCCGACCCCCGCGCCCGCGCCGACCGGCACCGCCCCGGTCAATCCCGCAACTCCGGCGAAAACGCCCAAGGTCACCGAAAGCTCGGCGCAGACCGGCGCGGGCGAGCCGACCAATGCCGAGGGCAACCGGCAGGCCCGCAAGTCGTCCAAGGCCAAGGCCGAAAGCGAAGTCAGCAAGCCTGCGGCAAGGAAGCCCGCGGCCAAGCGGAAACCGAAGGCATGA
- a CDS encoding NuoB/complex I 20 kDa subunit family protein yields the protein MPSEEELARIAGLVPGEVDQKKLAELQQSLNEKGFLVTSTEDLFTWARTGSLWWMTFGLACCAVEMIHVNMPRYDLERFGVAPRASPRQSDVMIVAGTLCNKMAPALRRVYDQMSDPKYVISMGSCANGGGYYHYSYSVVRGCDRIVPVDIYVPGCPPTAEALLYGILQLQRKIRREGTIER from the coding sequence ATGCCGAGCGAGGAAGAACTCGCGCGGATCGCCGGTCTTGTTCCGGGCGAAGTCGACCAGAAGAAGCTTGCCGAGCTTCAGCAGAGCCTCAACGAAAAGGGCTTCCTCGTCACCTCGACCGAGGATTTGTTCACCTGGGCACGCACCGGATCTTTGTGGTGGATGACCTTCGGCCTGGCCTGCTGCGCGGTCGAGATGATCCACGTCAACATGCCGCGCTACGACCTCGAGCGCTTCGGGGTCGCGCCGCGCGCCTCCCCGCGCCAGTCGGACGTGATGATCGTCGCCGGCACCCTGTGCAACAAAATGGCCCCGGCGCTGCGCCGCGTCTACGACCAGATGAGCGATCCCAAATACGTCATCTCGATGGGGTCATGCGCCAATGGCGGCGGCTATTATCACTACAGCTATTCGGTGGTCCGCGGCTGCGACCGCATCGTCCCGGTCGACATCTACGTCCCCGGTTGCCCGCCGACTGCCGAGGCCTTGCTCTACGGTATCCTGCAACTGCAGCGGAAAATCCGCCGCGAAGGGACGATCGAGCGGTGA
- a CDS encoding NADH-quinone oxidoreductase subunit D has protein sequence MTVGAPREAGDVTAGDEAISNYTINFGPQHPAAHGVLRLILELDGEVVERVDPHIGLLHRGTEKLIEYKTYAQALPYFDRLDYCSPMCMEHSFVLAIEKLLGLEIPIRAQYIRVLMAELTRIKNHMLNLGAHIMDVGAMTPNLWLFELREDLMQIYEHVSGARMHANYFRVGGVREDIPPKVLDMIGDFLDNRVRLFEDAISLVADNRIFKQRNVDIGTVSKEDAIAWGFSGPMIRAAGIPWDIRRSQPYEVYDRMDFDIPVGTRGDCYDRFMVRVEEVRQSWKIARQCLKEMPAGPIGADSKVFPPSRAEMKTSMEALIHHFKLYTEGYHVPAGEVYVATESPKGEFGVYLVADGTNRPFRCKIRPTAFSHLQAMDFMMKGHMLADVTAVLSAIDVVFGECDR, from the coding sequence ATGACTGTCGGCGCGCCGCGCGAAGCCGGCGACGTCACCGCCGGCGACGAGGCGATCAGCAATTACACGATCAACTTCGGCCCGCAGCATCCCGCCGCGCACGGCGTGCTGCGCCTGATCCTCGAGCTCGACGGTGAAGTCGTCGAGCGGGTCGATCCGCATATCGGGCTGCTCCACCGCGGCACCGAGAAGCTGATCGAGTACAAAACCTACGCCCAGGCGCTGCCTTACTTCGATCGGCTCGATTATTGCTCGCCGATGTGCATGGAGCATAGCTTCGTGCTGGCGATCGAAAAGCTGCTCGGGCTCGAGATCCCGATCCGCGCCCAGTACATCCGCGTGCTGATGGCGGAACTGACCCGCATCAAGAACCACATGCTCAACCTGGGCGCGCACATCATGGACGTGGGCGCGATGACGCCGAACCTGTGGTTGTTCGAGCTGCGCGAAGACCTGATGCAGATCTACGAGCATGTCTCGGGCGCGCGGATGCACGCCAATTACTTCCGCGTCGGCGGCGTGCGCGAGGACATTCCGCCCAAGGTGCTCGACATGATCGGCGACTTCCTCGACAACCGCGTGCGGCTGTTCGAGGACGCGATCAGCCTGGTCGCCGACAACCGCATCTTCAAGCAGCGCAATGTCGACATCGGCACGGTCAGCAAGGAAGACGCGATCGCCTGGGGCTTCTCCGGCCCGATGATCCGCGCCGCGGGCATCCCGTGGGACATCCGCCGCAGCCAGCCCTACGAAGTCTACGACCGGATGGACTTCGACATTCCCGTCGGCACGCGCGGTGATTGCTACGACCGCTTCATGGTCCGCGTCGAGGAAGTGCGGCAGAGCTGGAAGATCGCGCGCCAGTGTTTGAAGGAAATGCCGGCCGGGCCGATCGGCGCCGACAGCAAGGTGTTCCCGCCAAGCCGCGCCGAGATGAAGACCTCGATGGAGGCGCTCATCCACCACTTCAAGCTCTACACCGAAGGCTATCACGTGCCCGCGGGCGAAGTGTATGTCGCGACCGAAAGCCCCAAGGGCGAATTCGGCGTCTACCTCGTCGCCGACGGCACCAACCGCCCGTTCCGCTGCAAGATTCGCCCGACCGCCTTCAGCCATCTCCAGGCGATGGACTTCATGATGAAGGGCCACATGCTCGCCGACGTCACCGCGGTGCTCAGCGCCATCGACGTTGTGTTCGGGGAGTGCGATCGCTAA
- the nuoG gene encoding NADH-quinone oxidoreductase subunit NuoG translates to MPKVTVDGVEFEVPQGATVLQACELAGKEIPRFCYHERLSIAGNCRMCLVEVAPGPPKPQASCALPAADGQMIRTDTAMVKKAREGVMEFLLINHPLDCPICDQGGECDLQDQAVAYGRSGSRYEENKRSVDDKYMGPVIKTAMTRCIQCTRCIRFSTEVAGVDEIGMLYRGEDSQITTYLERTVTSELAGNLADVCPVGALLQKPQIFELRPWELRKVPAIDVMDAVGSNIRLDVRQRQVMRILPRIHDEVNEEWISDKTRHHADALVRGRLDRPWVREKGKLREVSWQDALQAFAKKLRKAGPKVAAVAGDLLDAETMYAAKALLAQAGSTLLEGRQTGLDYDTSSLSAVAFNSTIAGIEEADAVLLIGTNIRWEAPLIATRVRKVARKGGKVFAIGPQADLGMKVTWLGDDLKLLGKLPSEVTDAFAAAERPAVIVGPGALGAGALGAALELVGSLKLVRDGWNGFNVLHTAASRMAGLILGFAQKGGIADLEAASPEVVLLLGADEVAADRFKGAYKVYIGHHGDAGAKQADLVLPGATYAEKHGTYVNTEGRVQRGEKAVFPPGEAREDWAILRAVSGLVGKPLPFDSFDQLRAAMVAAHPELGRDGLIDLPWSPPRLDAKAEGPVRYPVADFYLTNAICRASPTMHRCSEELVQGVTFAEAAE, encoded by the coding sequence ATGCCTAAGGTCACCGTCGACGGCGTCGAATTCGAGGTTCCGCAGGGCGCGACCGTGCTCCAGGCGTGCGAGCTGGCGGGGAAGGAAATCCCGCGCTTCTGCTACCATGAGCGGCTCAGCATCGCCGGCAATTGCCGGATGTGCCTAGTCGAGGTCGCGCCGGGGCCGCCCAAGCCGCAGGCGAGCTGCGCGCTGCCGGCGGCCGACGGGCAGATGATCCGCACCGACACCGCAATGGTCAAAAAGGCGCGCGAAGGGGTGATGGAGTTCCTGCTCATCAACCACCCGCTCGATTGCCCGATCTGCGACCAGGGCGGCGAATGCGACCTGCAGGACCAGGCGGTCGCCTACGGCCGCTCGGGCTCGCGCTACGAAGAGAACAAGCGCTCGGTCGACGACAAATATATGGGCCCGGTGATCAAGACCGCGATGACGCGCTGCATCCAGTGCACGCGCTGCATCCGCTTCTCGACCGAGGTTGCCGGGGTCGACGAGATCGGCATGCTGTATCGCGGCGAGGACAGCCAGATCACAACCTACCTCGAACGCACCGTGACCAGCGAACTCGCGGGCAACCTCGCCGACGTCTGCCCGGTCGGTGCGCTGCTGCAGAAGCCGCAGATTTTCGAGCTTCGCCCGTGGGAATTGCGCAAGGTGCCGGCGATCGACGTGATGGACGCGGTCGGCTCCAACATCCGGCTCGACGTGCGCCAGCGCCAGGTGATGCGCATCCTTCCGCGCATCCACGACGAGGTGAATGAGGAGTGGATTAGCGACAAGACACGGCACCACGCCGACGCGCTCGTCCGTGGCCGCCTCGACCGCCCGTGGGTGCGCGAGAAGGGCAAGCTTCGCGAAGTCAGCTGGCAGGACGCGCTGCAGGCCTTCGCCAAGAAACTCAGGAAAGCCGGGCCAAAGGTGGCGGCAGTCGCGGGCGACTTGCTCGATGCCGAGACGATGTATGCGGCCAAGGCATTGCTCGCGCAGGCGGGATCGACCCTGCTCGAAGGGCGCCAGACGGGGCTCGATTACGATACCAGCAGCCTGTCGGCGGTCGCGTTCAACTCGACCATCGCGGGGATCGAGGAGGCCGATGCGGTGCTGCTGATCGGCACCAACATCCGCTGGGAAGCGCCGCTGATCGCCACGCGCGTTCGCAAGGTCGCACGCAAGGGCGGCAAGGTCTTCGCGATCGGGCCGCAAGCGGACCTCGGCATGAAGGTCACGTGGCTGGGCGATGATCTCAAATTGCTTGGCAAGCTGCCGAGTGAGGTGACCGACGCCTTCGCGGCGGCTGAACGTCCGGCAGTGATCGTCGGGCCGGGCGCGCTCGGCGCCGGCGCACTCGGTGCGGCGCTTGAGTTGGTCGGCTCACTCAAGCTCGTCCGCGACGGCTGGAACGGCTTCAACGTCCTGCACACCGCCGCATCGCGCATGGCGGGGCTGATCCTCGGTTTCGCGCAGAAGGGCGGCATTGCCGACCTCGAAGCCGCCTCGCCCGAGGTCGTGCTGCTGCTCGGCGCGGACGAAGTCGCGGCCGACCGCTTCAAGGGCGCGTACAAGGTCTACATCGGCCACCACGGCGATGCCGGCGCGAAGCAAGCCGACCTCGTCCTGCCCGGCGCGACCTATGCCGAAAAGCACGGCACCTACGTCAACACCGAAGGGCGCGTGCAGCGCGGCGAGAAGGCCGTTTTCCCGCCCGGCGAGGCGCGCGAGGATTGGGCGATCCTGCGCGCGGTGAGCGGGCTTGTCGGCAAGCCGCTCCCGTTCGACAGCTTCGATCAATTGCGCGCCGCGATGGTCGCCGCGCACCCCGAACTCGGCCGCGACGGCCTGATCGACCTGCCCTGGTCGCCGCCCAGGCTCGACGCCAAGGCGGAAGGCCCGGTGCGCTACCCGGTCGCCGATTTCTACCTGACCAATGCCATCTGCCGCGCCAGCCCGACCATGCATCGCTGCTCGGAGGAGCTGGTGCAGGGCGTGACCTTCGCGGAGGCGGCGGAGTGA